aaacaagaaaaatattaatgaagCAACTCCTTCTACCTTGGGTGTTTTTCATGAAATGATAAGTTATGGAGATCTTCGAAATGCGACAGATGGCTTCTCTTCGAGTAATTTGATCGGGTCAGGCAGCTTTGGTACTGTGTTTAAAGCATTTTCTCCAGCAGAGAACAAGGTTGTTGCAGTGAAAGTTCTAAACATGGAGAGACGTGGAGTAATGAGGAGCTTTATGGCAGAATGTGAATCTTTGAAAGACATTAGACATCGTAATCTTGTGAAGCTTTTGACAGCTTGTTCGAGTATTGATTTCCAAGGAAATGATTTCAGAGCTCTAATCTATGAGTATATGCCAAATGGAAGCTTGGATATGTGGATGCACCCAAAGGAAACAGAAGAGATTTCTAGGCCCTCAAGAACGTTGACACTTTTGGAAAGGCTTAACATAGCGATAGATGTGGCTTCTGTTCTGGAGTATCTTCATCTTAATTGCTATGAAACTATTGCTCATTGCGATCTTAAACCAAGCAATGTTCTTCTAGACGACGATCTGACTGCCCATGTTAGTGACTTTGGTCTTGCTCGGATCCTTCTCAAATTCGACCAGGAAACCTTCATTAACCAACTTAGCTCAGCTGGAGTCAGAGGAAGCATCGGCTATGCCGCACCAGGTAAACATGTCACACATGTAATGTTTGAATAAAGAAAGCTAATACTCCTTTCGTTTCCAAAAGTAAAGTGTAttgtaaaagtaaataaaaatttgattataAATGTTCTTTATATTCTTAATCCACACAGTAATGAAGCAAGACCCTCTCCTGGTgttgacacatcagatttttagattcatattagagtgacatgtcaataaatgaaaaaactttttaaaccaCTCAGAACATTTTGTTTCTCCACCTCAGAAATCTTTCTACGCTCTCTTCTTCGACATTGTCGCTCTCGTGCAATCAGAAACTTCATTCAATCTCCCCTTTTTCAATTTGACCTTCTTCGATCTATCGGTTCCATAACCTTCGCTTTGATTTATCAAGGCCGACGACGATCGGTTGATTTCATAGCGAAATCAACACAACTCCTCCTCTCGCATCTATACTCAGAACAGAAGAGCAACGTTCACAACTCGATCTATACTCACAACTCCTCCTCTTTCTTCCTCTCGCATCTATGGTTCTTCTCGATAGAGGCAATCTAAAAGAGAAAGTCTCAACctttttttattctgttttgCTTTGCCTCTGatttgcttttgcttttgtcTGTTTGTAGTTATCAAATACGCTTATATGTTCTTTAAAAATGTATCTCTATATATTGATTTATGCGTGCTAATGTTTCCCAGGATCTGTCCAGTGTCGTGGAGCAATTCAAACTCGGTTCTCTGTACCAGGAAGGAAACAAACGGGTCTTACCTATTTCCGTGCAGATGAAATCCCAATCTAGGCTTTGGTACGTACGACAGAACTTGGTCTACCCATTATCTTCGTTTAAGTTCTGAATCAGAAAGGAAGAGATGTGTTGCATAGACAGTGATGATGGGTTTTGATGTCTAGATTTCCTATCCCATTTGATTTTGCAGGGCATAAGGAGAAAGCGTACACGGTGCTACTGACATGGATGAAGAGATTAGTGGTTGAGGCAAGAGACAGTGTTGTGTCCTATATAGTTGCTTAGTGCAAgctgcagaaaaaaaaaaagaaatgatatcCTATGGTGTGAAGAAGATAGTGAGAGGTCCGGACCTTTGTTTGCTTACTAAGGTATGTTTTCCTCATGAGCTCTTTAAGTTTTGAAACCACACCCATGTCAGTGTCTTAAAAGAATGGTGATTTTCAAATAGACATAATACATAGCAAAgacaagaaaaacataaatattaataaagtagGTGTTGCATTAtgtttctaataaaaaaaataaagcaaatgTAGAAATAGAAACCTACAAGATGAGACTGTGCCTAATCTTGATTTACACATAATTCATATAATCAATGAAACATAATATTTCTTTGTAGATTAAGTAGCAGTCACATACTTCGTCAAACTGTCCAACAACTCATTCATCACCAACTTCAATTTGAGAGAGTAGCATTTCATAACCACGGTAATCCCTTACACTCATCTCTAGAACAACTCGACTGCAATTTTCTAGGCATTGCCAAACAGCTTCAAATTTGGATGTTCTGCTCCCTTTTTTCTTGGGATATCTCAGAACAGCCTTTAATCCTTCAATGTTTTTCTTTGTCGAAAGTTTGCAGCTTGCAAAGAGAGGAAGCGAAGATAGCAGTTTGGAACAAAATGCACAAGGTTTGGGACACTTGTGAGGATGAAAGTAGAACCTGCCATTAGAAAACTCGGTCCTCCTTCACTTATATGAAAACTCCCATAAACCAATCAAACCATGATGATTgtactgtttttttcttttgcttgaATCACATGTGaagctggagaagaagaaatgaCCATTACTGGATAAGATCTTTTACAAGCTTCAAACAACCAAGTCGAGAGGTCAGGTGGAGTTCAGTATTCAGTGATCATCAACGAGAACAAAAGTTTTGACTATAGATCCCTGCAATAAAACAGTagcacaatatatatataccaatagCTACAACTCAAAAAGTTGAGAAATGAGATTCATGACATAGTGATTGGTGTCACGGAAGTTATTGAGAAACCAGAATTTAACTCTCATATATAGTTCCAGTTGGTTCTAAACGTCTGCACCAAAACCTGTAAAGTAGACAaaggataaaaaaaatcatgggtTGTTTTTTTAAGCTTGGGCTGAGTAGTGACGGATGCTTATGGTTTGATCAGAGATGCGTGTATTGTTTTATACGAAAGTTATAAAatgagatatgatgatggttaAATATTATCCTCGGGTCATCTAAAAAATAGACTGCACATTTAAAGTGATGAAAAGAAACAAGATCaacaattaagaatataaagGGATCTTGAACAATCTCCAAATCAAAAAGATATGAATTTTCTTTCACTttgttaaggttttttttttttgaaaaggccATTCtattgttaagaaaaaataatgcaCATTTGAATTCTTTGAAACTAACAAAAAAGTTAGAATTGTGTATTAGATCAGACATGTCAACACTATTGAgcctctcttctctctgttataataaaattagagaaTGATTTTAGCTATAAAAAAACTCTTCTAGAAAAAGTTTTCGTAAAGAATGccctttattaaaaaaaaaaattttcataAACACTACATTTTTAGAAAGATACCAAAATCTAACAAAAAGTAATGTCAAAAATAATAACTACTATACAATAATATTTGTCATGCTATTAAATCACATCAAATTTCACCAATTTATTCTCTAACATTTTAGTATTTAGTAACAAGCGAATACACAAATGTAGAAATTACAATATATGTTAGATTGTAAATATAAGAATAAGAAAACTTATAATTGATATTGATgtacttatttattttcaaaatatttttaaaattatattaaatttttaaaaaaattaaaaaaactgcAGCATCGCTCGGATAATTACCTAgattttgatttcaaaatctttcttaatcatttaattaagtattttttcGTTGTGAACGACAATTATAAACAGAAATCAGGAGTTATCTAACTCCAACAAATATTGTCTATATAAACTAACAATAAGTATTTCAATAAGATGTATATACTCTTAttatatactaaatttaaatgtttacaAAGAAACGTTATGATTTGATCTTAAGATATATACGTCACATTAAgaaatgatatttattcaaaatcacACAGAAAAGAACACataatttagagaaaaaaatatccgaTTTGAATTTTTCTATTAGGcctcaaaattattttatgggatatcattttttatgttttaatataaattaaaccaaaaattttactccttagaatataatatttaattattttcttttatgaaaacAATCACATTGTTAACAAACACAACGAagaattactatttttaaaactacataaaatgtaaaaataaaaccaaagttAGGAGTGCATTGTCTTACTAGATATGCATGGcttctaatatatatacatattcatcattttttattatagtttattatttcattgctaacaaaataaattttatatgtttagtaaCATTTTCTAGAATTGTAACTTCTCAAAATGTAgaaatatttgttataaaatattcaggtttaatgatatatatatatagatcatttttctcaaatctgtaagatataatatttcaacaatatttattaattttataatatttaaaaatataagtataaaatgattttaacaaaattcaACCGCGGCGTAGCGCGGGAAATATCCTAGTATGCATAAATACTCTAGATATCTTTTTTTGGGAAGGGAGAGAGTATATTTCCTGCTACAATCTTTTGTTTATTCACTTATGGTGCAGAATATGCAATGGGAGGAGAAATATCAGTGCATGGTGATGCGTATAGCTTTGGGATTCTCATTTTCGAAATGTTCAGTGGAAAACGACCAACCGATGAAATGTTCGGAGGAGACTTAACGCTCTGTAGCTGCATCAGGTCTGCATTACCAGAGCAAGTTTTGGATGTGGCAGACGAATTGGTTCTTCACAACGGCCTTAGAATTGGCTTCCCTGCTGCTGAGTGCTTGACAAAGGTTTTAGAAGTGGGACTTGGGTGTTCTGAAGAGTCTCCAGCAAACCGCTTGGGAATGAGTGAGGTTGTAAAAGAATTAATCTCAATCAAGGAGAGGTTCTTCAAAACCAGAAGAGGAGCTAGAAGTTGAAGTGTGTCTTGTATGCTTGCTCCTCTACAAACTTGAAAGACTTGTTGATGTATCATATTTCTTCATAATAATATGCTTTGAATGTTGTGAAACATAATGCTATGTTATTAGCAGACAAAAGATGAATGTTCTGTAAGCAATTTGGTATTTGTAATTTGGAATTTTTATCGGAAAACAGTATTGTTTTTGCAGTTTGATATGTAATATATGTTTACTAGTTTCTAGCATCCGCTTATCTCTCGCAGTTAGATGCATGTCCCAACATTGATTCacgaaaaaaatatataacgaTGTATATAGCAAATGTATGATGGAGTGCTAATGAAATCGTGAGGAAACGTTACCATAAAGACGTTTTGAGCGGTAGCTATAACCTCTGGATACTTCAGGGATGAAAAGACAGCCGTCTATATTTTCTCTTGCTGGAAAACTTCAGAATAGTtaacagacaaaaaaaaaaaaatcatttgcaAATTGTTACTACTTCTCTATTGCttcattatttttgtttgcCAATGGTATTGTCGAAACAGTTTGATCGCAAGAATTGAATGAATCTTATTCTCTCCTGCAAGTACATATAGTAATCATGGATTCAAAACCTTGATGGAAAGACAAAATTGTTTCCTTCGTATAAATGGCTGGAGCTAACACAAAGCGGAAGGAGTAATCTACAAGCACATATGAACCGGTGTGAACTAACTGCAAATAGGTTGCTGCAGGCAGCTAATTTAAACCCTTTTTGGTTTGAGGTTGTTTTAGTTGCTTCAAAACGCTCCAGGCTGCGTTCCTGCCCTTGGGTTTCTTGAAACCATTGCCGCCTTTTGTGTTGCTCGGTGATGGTTTGTCACTGCTCTTAGGGGACTTGCTTGGATGGTTTTGTTCCTCAGACTGTTTCCTTTTCAAGTCACCGTTTGTTTCCCGGCTTGGCTCAACCTTCGGTTCACTGAAAGAGTAtgcattttgagttttttacaAGTTATAGAGAGacagtaaaaaaagaaaaacagaaacgAAACAGATAATAGGTGACAGAATCAACTGCTATCAATAATGACTTCATTTGTTGAGAAGCAAACGGAATATAAAATCGAAGGGTGGTACAGACCTAAAAGACATTCTTCCTCCATTACTGCTAGAGCTTGTGGGAACAGAAGCATCTGTTTCTCGACCGCTTGTGGCTTCTTCATTCAGTTtctaaag
This genomic window from Raphanus sativus cultivar WK10039 unplaced genomic scaffold, ASM80110v3 Scaffold1562, whole genome shotgun sequence contains:
- the LOC108848067 gene encoding uncharacterized protein LOC108848067 — encoded protein: MAKREISSTLRNLKFMQRSAAKEEKKIDKEPNGSFSSLGSVVAKKCVVITDWDPQPGALLGRMSFQSFNPSIEKLNEEATSGRETDASVPTSSSSNGGRMSFSEPKVEPSRETNGDLKRKQSEEQNHPSKSPKSSDKPSPSNTKGGNGFKKPKGRNAAWSVLKQLKQPQTKKGLN